The uncultured Desulfobulbus sp. genome window below encodes:
- a CDS encoding pre-peptidase C-terminal domain-containing protein — protein MFSRKSTRLFSIFFFLVYSITVGILLLYSSAVAASYDLGHEFTVEELKSDSSGVCDFMADIIDDLEDDINFASNTRKWLHWPTDQERAEYLQKLGSKAISSFITLRAENNYALGNLGTQTASEYYNLIFQLEKVLVQLLAYPTERMSFSTIYSLQTSGKLSSDFFSKTAYHSVLYSSLDGLGNYYYTMVAYRLLHILPMHEKMSDGTIFGDIESDIESLSDISYEEKQALYNIFADTMKSIFAYEFGRTPKIPDINAISDDIDNTSIEVVDSSRDMIHGLLLSEYWGLAGDWFNASSDLVKGLVNELISRTLLAISVEITATSEIDTDEQLYKYLEGVEISLGQLIDESSGYAEVSRCTAYPNQSCLGSSETGAWPKFVWESYSGGENVIFYIPPEAEQRLNNLKAIMSHVQDRANASTHPPNLSFTASARSVAEADGRYLTNVLLLTTDGVATGEPFSVDIVMKSGSAEADADFYGTKKTVTFPTGTTSGTILQVAIPIYADLEDEADETFTIRLENPSGGASLSSPSSTTVTISDSASSTLWKERQTKQYLYGAAYGNGLYVTVGSSGAIMISQDGLQWEIRASGTDKTLNAVTYGNGRFMAVGENGTACYSDDGLNWQCNSLGDTSTDLNGVAFGNGLFVAVDDAGEIWSSTTGESWTQKTNGTGALYAITYGNDCFLTVGYQGQVMTSSDGINWTSRTANTTATLYSLIYAGGQFLAAGNYGEIHCSPDGITWTSNDTNDSSSIRSIAHDGSLYVAVGYTGNIFTSPDGVSWTKRLDLNHYLSTVVYGNGKFVTVGSSGEVLTSTNGIDWSEATTATTATLYSLIYAGGQFLAAGNYGEIHCSPDGITWTSNDTNDSSSIRSIAHDGSLYVAVGYTGNIFTSPDGVSWTKRLDLNHYLSTVVYGNGKFVTVGSSGEVLTSSNGINWSEATTATTNYLYGVTYGNGTFVAVGANGTIQTSTNGTVWALRTTDATETLNSVAYGLGVFVAVGDNGTVIRSVNGADWEHRDAGTADLNCISAGTSQLFAAGDNGVVLASTDGRTWLEQTVTSRNIYAITAVGDFAMAVGQSGLLLTVGKTLSSNSSTDTSASLVWTPRQTNQYLHGAAYENGLYVTVGSSGAIMISQDGLQWEIRASGTDKTLNAVTYGNGRFMAVGENGTACYSDDGLNWQCNSLGDTSTDLNGVAFGNGLFVAVDDAGEIWSSTTGESWTQKTNGTGALYAITYGNDCFLTVGYQGQVMTSSDGINWTSRTANTTATLYSLIYAGGQFLAAGNYGEIHCSPDGITWTSNDTNDSSSIRSIAHDGSLYVAVGYTGNIFTSPDGVSWTKRLDLNHYLSTVVYGNGKFVTVGSSGEVLTSTNGIDWSEATTATTATLYSLIYAGGQFLAAGNYGEIHCSPDGITWTSNDTNDSSSIRSIAHDGSLYVAVGYTGNIFTSPDGVSWTKRLDLNHYLSTVVYGNGKFVTVGSSGEVLTSSNGINWSEATTATTNYLYGVTYGNGTFVAVGANGTIQTSTNGTVWTLRTTDATETLNSVAYGLGVFVAGGENGSVTRSVNGVDWYYEVVSDINVNSISFGALGFVAVGDEGRYFQSTDLGRTWLYGETEIARDFYSICQVNGIAYVAGGAGLFADTGVSSEEGEGNGLPRSLNSGQIVGPFSGEEDSERFFSLEIPPNTTKMTWWMYGGDGDGDLYVRQGSRPNELNFDYRPYTDGNTEIVTVQNPDSGTWYGMIYGWEEYNNVYLYVEIEQETVYPLTVSKVGSGTITSTNRSGIAFGSDNSENYDPGTEVVLKASPAAGWQFSKWGGNASGISDTCTVTMTSAKQVTATFVEKGLNSPPEWNEIPDQILTVGQTWSYTLSATDSEDNLTYSLLTTGAVTLSGSTLRWTPTSANVGFQRLKVQVFDGVNSPVTAFIHLYVNPLTNKAPLVSQVGDIVASPGGTITFQVVANDPNSDDEVSISLLGTLPDGATFENNTFQWTPGYNQRGSYSFTFVASDGTLSTNMTVQVTVDKVFSIISAAEENGIIFPTGKIWYPQGTNQTYTIAADQGYLVADVIVDDVSIGPVEKYTFSAIGSDHTIVVNFEIDPNANALKAMSSWLLLLLED, from the coding sequence TACGCGCTGAAAATAATTACGCACTTGGAAACCTTGGCACTCAAACTGCCTCAGAATACTACAATTTAATTTTTCAGTTAGAGAAGGTGTTGGTTCAGCTCCTTGCATATCCAACAGAAAGAATGAGTTTTTCAACCATCTATAGCTTGCAGACCAGCGGTAAGCTCTCTTCAGATTTTTTTTCAAAAACTGCTTATCACTCTGTCCTTTACTCTTCACTCGATGGCTTGGGAAACTATTACTACACAATGGTAGCCTACCGATTATTGCATATACTGCCTATGCATGAAAAAATGTCAGATGGAACAATATTTGGTGACATAGAATCAGACATAGAATCCCTCTCAGATATTTCATACGAAGAAAAACAGGCTCTGTACAACATTTTTGCAGATACGATGAAAAGTATATTTGCATATGAATTCGGCCGCACCCCAAAAATACCTGATATAAATGCAATTAGCGATGATATAGACAATACCTCAATAGAAGTTGTTGACTCTTCCCGTGACATGATCCACGGCCTCCTTCTTTCTGAATATTGGGGACTCGCTGGCGATTGGTTCAATGCGTCCTCTGATTTAGTTAAAGGACTAGTTAATGAGTTGATTTCAAGGACACTTTTAGCCATAAGCGTCGAAATCACCGCCACCTCAGAAATCGATACGGATGAGCAGCTTTATAAATACCTAGAAGGCGTTGAAATTAGCCTGGGCCAATTAATAGATGAAAGCAGTGGCTATGCGGAAGTAAGTCGCTGCACAGCCTATCCAAATCAATCTTGTCTTGGCAGCTCTGAAACTGGGGCATGGCCCAAATTTGTGTGGGAATCTTATTCAGGTGGGGAGAATGTGATTTTTTATATTCCACCCGAAGCTGAACAACGCCTGAATAACCTTAAGGCTATTATGAGCCATGTGCAGGACAGGGCAAATGCAAGTACGCACCCGCCAAATTTGTCGTTTACCGCCTCAGCAAGAAGCGTAGCAGAGGCAGATGGAAGATATCTTACCAATGTATTACTCCTGACCACCGACGGTGTAGCCACGGGTGAACCCTTTAGTGTGGATATTGTTATGAAGTCGGGTAGTGCAGAGGCAGATGCCGATTTTTACGGAACTAAGAAAACTGTCACATTCCCCACTGGAACGACCTCCGGCACCATATTGCAGGTGGCTATTCCCATCTACGCGGACCTCGAAGATGAAGCCGATGAAACTTTTACCATTAGGCTGGAAAATCCCAGCGGTGGAGCATCCTTATCATCACCGTCTTCTACCACGGTCACCATCAGTGATAGCGCCTCTTCTACCCTATGGAAGGAGCGTCAGACAAAACAATATCTTTATGGCGCAGCCTATGGAAACGGCCTCTATGTAACTGTCGGCAGCAGCGGCGCAATCATGATAAGCCAGGACGGACTTCAATGGGAGATACGGGCTTCTGGTACCGATAAGACGCTGAACGCAGTCACCTACGGCAACGGACGATTCATGGCCGTGGGAGAAAACGGTACGGCATGCTATTCCGATGATGGACTCAATTGGCAATGTAATTCCTTAGGTGACACCAGCACTGATCTTAACGGTGTCGCTTTTGGAAACGGTTTATTTGTGGCCGTGGATGACGCAGGAGAAATCTGGTCTAGCACAACCGGCGAGTCTTGGACTCAGAAAACCAATGGTACTGGTGCATTGTATGCTATTACCTACGGTAACGACTGTTTTCTGACTGTCGGTTATCAAGGCCAAGTCATGACCAGCTCTGATGGAATAAACTGGACTTCTCGGACAGCTAATACAACAGCAACTTTGTATTCTCTTATTTATGCTGGTGGTCAATTTTTGGCTGCTGGGAACTATGGGGAAATACACTGCTCACCTGACGGCATCACCTGGACCTCCAACGACACTAACGACTCTTCTTCTATAAGGAGTATCGCCCATGACGGAAGCCTCTATGTTGCTGTGGGCTATACTGGCAATATTTTTACCTCACCAGACGGCGTGAGTTGGACCAAACGCTTAGACCTTAATCACTACCTAAGCACTGTAGTTTACGGCAATGGAAAATTTGTGACAGTCGGCTCTTCGGGGGAAGTTTTAACCAGTACTAACGGCATTGACTGGAGCGAGGCAACAACAGCTACAACAGCAACTTTGTATTCTCTTATTTATGCTGGTGGTCAATTTTTGGCTGCTGGGAACTATGGGGAAATACACTGCTCACCTGACGGCATCACCTGGACCTCCAACGACACTAACGACTCTTCTTCTATAAGGAGTATCGCCCATGACGGAAGCCTCTATGTTGCTGTGGGCTATACTGGCAATATTTTTACCTCACCAGACGGCGTGAGTTGGACCAAACGCTTAGACCTTAATCACTACCTAAGCACTGTAGTTTACGGCAATGGAAAATTTGTGACAGTCGGCTCTTCGGGGGAAGTTTTAACCAGCTCTAACGGCATTAATTGGAGCGAGGCAACAACAGCTACAACAAACTACCTCTACGGCGTAACCTACGGCAATGGAACATTTGTGGCGGTAGGAGCCAACGGCACGATACAAACCTCCACCAACGGGACTGTCTGGGCACTACGAACAACTGATGCAACAGAGACACTCAACAGCGTTGCATATGGCCTTGGTGTTTTTGTTGCTGTCGGGGATAATGGCACCGTCATCCGTTCTGTAAACGGAGCAGACTGGGAACATAGGGATGCTGGGACCGCTGATCTAAACTGTATATCTGCAGGCACCAGCCAATTGTTTGCCGCTGGAGACAACGGAGTTGTTTTGGCATCGACAGATGGCAGAACCTGGCTTGAACAGACCGTGACCAGTCGTAACATCTATGCCATTACAGCCGTGGGGGATTTTGCAATGGCCGTAGGTCAAAGCGGTCTCCTTTTAACCGTTGGAAAGACGCTCTCTTCAAACTCGTCAACCGACACTAGCGCCTCTTTAGTCTGGACTCCCCGCCAAACAAACCAATACTTACATGGAGCAGCCTATGAAAACGGCCTCTATGTAACTGTCGGCAGCAGCGGCGCAATCATGATAAGCCAGGACGGACTTCAATGGGAGATACGGGCTTCTGGTACCGATAAGACGCTGAACGCAGTCACCTACGGCAACGGACGATTCATGGCCGTGGGAGAAAACGGTACGGCATGCTATTCCGATGATGGACTCAATTGGCAATGTAATTCCTTAGGTGACACCAGCACTGATCTTAACGGTGTCGCTTTTGGAAACGGTTTATTTGTGGCCGTGGATGACGCAGGAGAAATCTGGTCTAGCACAACCGGCGAGTCTTGGACTCAGAAAACCAATGGTACTGGTGCATTGTATGCTATTACCTACGGTAACGACTGTTTTCTGACTGTCGGTTATCAAGGCCAAGTCATGACCAGCTCTGATGGAATAAACTGGACTTCTCGGACAGCTAATACAACAGCAACTTTGTATTCTCTTATTTATGCTGGTGGTCAATTTTTGGCTGCTGGGAACTATGGGGAAATACACTGCTCACCTGACGGCATCACCTGGACCTCCAACGACACTAACGACTCTTCTTCTATAAGGAGTATCGCCCATGACGGAAGCCTCTATGTTGCTGTGGGCTATACTGGCAATATTTTTACCTCACCAGACGGCGTGAGTTGGACCAAACGCTTAGACCTTAATCACTACCTAAGCACTGTAGTTTACGGCAATGGAAAATTTGTGACAGTCGGCTCTTCGGGGGAAGTTTTAACCAGTACTAACGGCATTGACTGGAGCGAGGCAACAACAGCTACAACAGCAACTTTGTATTCTCTTATTTATGCTGGTGGTCAATTTTTGGCTGCTGGGAACTATGGGGAAATACACTGCTCACCTGACGGCATCACCTGGACCTCCAACGACACTAACGACTCTTCTTCTATAAGGAGTATCGCCCATGACGGAAGCCTCTATGTTGCTGTGGGCTATACTGGCAATATTTTTACCTCACCAGACGGCGTGAGTTGGACCAAACGCTTAGACCTTAATCACTACCTAAGCACTGTAGTTTACGGCAATGGAAAATTTGTGACAGTCGGCTCTTCGGGGGAAGTTTTAACCAGCTCTAACGGCATTAATTGGAGCGAGGCAACAACAGCTACAACAAACTACCTCTACGGCGTAACCTACGGCAATGGAACATTTGTGGCGGTAGGAGCCAACGGCACGATACAAACCTCCACCAACGGGACTGTCTGGACACTACGAACAACTGATGCAACAGAGACACTCAACAGCGTTGCTTATGGCCTTGGTGTTTTTGTGGCTGGGGGGGAAAATGGCTCCGTCACCCGCTCTGTGAACGGAGTAGACTGGTACTATGAAGTTGTCAGCGATATTAATGTCAACAGCATCAGTTTTGGCGCACTCGGCTTTGTAGCTGTTGGAGACGAAGGCCGCTATTTTCAATCTACCGACCTTGGAAGAACCTGGCTTTACGGTGAAACAGAAATTGCCAGGGATTTCTATTCCATCTGCCAAGTCAACGGTATTGCCTATGTGGCTGGGGGGGCAGGACTTTTTGCAGACACAGGCGTAAGCAGCGAAGAAGGAGAAGGAAACGGGCTTCCTAGAAGCCTGAACTCAGGCCAAATCGTCGGGCCTTTTTCCGGAGAAGAGGATAGTGAACGATTTTTCAGCCTGGAAATTCCTCCAAACACCACGAAAATGACCTGGTGGATGTACGGTGGTGACGGGGATGGAGATTTGTATGTACGGCAGGGCAGCCGCCCCAATGAACTCAACTTTGACTATCGACCATATACAGACGGCAATACTGAAATTGTTACGGTTCAGAATCCTGACTCAGGTACGTGGTACGGGATGATATATGGTTGGGAAGAGTACAACAATGTCTACCTCTATGTAGAAATTGAACAGGAGACCGTGTACCCACTTACGGTAAGTAAAGTAGGCTCTGGTACGATTACCAGCACTAACAGATCCGGAATCGCCTTTGGAAGCGATAATTCGGAAAATTATGATCCTGGAACCGAAGTGGTTTTGAAAGCTTCTCCTGCTGCAGGTTGGCAATTTTCGAAATGGGGAGGTAATGCCAGCGGAATTTCCGATACCTGTACGGTAACTATGACCTCTGCAAAACAGGTCACTGCCACCTTTGTGGAGAAAGGGCTTAATAGTCCTCCTGAATGGAACGAGATTCCAGACCAGATTCTTACCGTGGGGCAAACATGGTCGTATACACTTTCTGCCACGGATTCCGAAGACAATCTCACCTATTCCCTCCTGACCACCGGAGCTGTCACGTTGTCCGGAAGTACCTTACGCTGGACACCAACAAGTGCAAATGTTGGATTTCAGCGTCTCAAGGTCCAGGTATTTGACGGGGTGAACAGTCCGGTGACAGCCTTTATCCATCTTTATGTCAATCCGTTGACCAACAAGGCCCCGCTAGTCTCACAAGTGGGGGACATTGTGGCAAGTCCAGGTGGAACAATTACTTTTCAAGTCGTTGCAAATGATCCAAACTCCGATGATGAGGTGAGCATCAGCCTTTTGGGGACTCTGCCTGATGGGGCGACATTTGAAAACAATACTTTTCAGTGGACCCCAGGCTATAACCAAAGAGGAAGCTACTCTTTCACATTTGTGGCCAGCGATGGAACCTTAAGTACCAACATGACCGTACAAGTGACAGTGGATAAGGTGTTCTCAATTATTTCTGCTGCAGAGGAGAATGGTATAATTTTTCCAACAGGAAAAATTTGGTACCCTCAAGGAACCAACCAGACATATACCATTGCAGCAGATCAAGGATACTTGGTGGCCGATGTTATCGTCGACGATGTAAGCATTGGACCTGTTGAGAAATATACCTTTTCTGCCATTGGTTCCGATCACACCATTGTTGTTAATTTTGAAATCGATCCAAACGCAAATGCTTTGAAAGCGATGTCATCATGGCTACTTCTTTTGCTTGAAGACTGA